A stretch of DNA from Candidatus Nanopelagicales bacterium:
AGGACAATCGAGCTGCCGCCTCGATCATGAGGGCGTGCACAAATGCCTGCGGTAGATTGCCGCGCAACTGATGCTCACCGGCGTCGTACTCCTCGCTGAAAAGTTGTGGCGGACCGCATGCCGCCGCAGTTCGCTCGAACCAGCCGCGGGCCTCGACGTCTCTGCCCTGCTGCTTGAGGCTCAATGCCACCAGGAAGCCACACAATAGGAACGAACCTTCGGCGTCTCCGAGTGGTCGCTCGTCATGCTGAAACCGGTACGCGTACCCATCTTGGGTCAAGGCCGCCAGGTAGGCATCCAGCGTTGCAATGGTCCGCGGATCATCGGCCGGAATAGCACCTCGTAGCCCGGCCAACAGCAGCGCAGCATCAGTCTTGTCGTCGCCGGGGGACCGCTGCCACCGACCAGTGCTGTGGATCGATGTTGTTGCGGTGTCAGCTGTTATGTGATCGGCAAGTGCCAGCCAGTCACTGGCCTGCGCGGCCGAGCTCGTCGCTGATGCGACAGCGCGTAGGCCGGCAACGGCTGTCAATCGACTGTGGGTCCACGCACGATCGTCGAGTTCCCAGATCCCGGCATCTGACTCGGTCCAGCGCGCCGCGATCGCTGCGGCGGCCGCCTCCGCCGCACGCCAATGCTGTGGGTCTAGCCGATCAAGTCGATCAGCGGTGGCAAAGAGCAACAGTGCCTCGCCGAATGCGTCGAGTTGAAACTGGCCATTGACCCAGTTGCCCGCCACGTCAGTTGACCCGGGGTACCCGGGCAGTCCGAAGTGGTGCTCGTCGGGCACGGGGTTGCCGGAGGTCGTATAAGCCGGTGACATGTGTGCGCCGTCGTCGTTGAGCCGTGCAGCGACGAACGACACCGCATCGTCAAGTAGACGATGTGGACCGTGTGCGGCCACCGCTTGTCCGGCGTAACACTGATCTCGGATCCACACGTACCGATAGTCGTAGTTTCGGTCGGCACGGATTCGCTCGGGCAGGCTGGTTGTCGCCGCGGCAACCATGCCGCCACCGGCGCTGGTCAAGCCGGTGAGGACTGCGAAACTGCGTCGGGCGTCGCGCGCAGACAGGCCACTGGCGAGTTCTGGGACCGCCTGCGCCCAGGCTTGCTCGGTGGTGCGCCAGGCCTCCTGCGCACTTGGCGGCGCAGCTGAAAGGGGTTCGGTGCTGAGTTCAAGAACAAGGTCATGGTGTTGACCCTCAGGCACCGACAGGTCGACGACCAGAGTCTCTCGGTGGCTGCGTGCCGATGCGTTCGCCGCGCCATTCCAGCGAAGATATGTGCCCGCGACGCAGCCAGTCCACGACTGGTCTCTGCGATGGAGTTCCCGTAAGTGCTGCTGATCGTATTCACCGCGGGGATTGAGCGTGACCGTCACGTCGGCTGTGCCCTGCACCGCAATGATCTGACGAAGGATCACTGCACGGTGCTCGCTGGTGGGGTAGAGCAGCGCGTCGCGACACTCGATGATCGCGTCGTTGGTCACCCAACGGTTGCGCCAAATCATCGAGCCTTCCTCGTAGTACCCACCCCAGGTGTGGCGCGCGGTCGGGCATACCTGGTAACCGCCGAAGCCACCCATCAGCGCGCTGAAGATCGACCCGCTGTCCCAGCGTGGGAAACACATCCAGGCGAGGTCACCGTGTGGTCCGACGATCGCACCGCGCTCCCCATCGGCAAGCAACGAGTACTCCCGTAGGACATGGGGCTCGCTGAGGTGGGGAGCGGAACCGGAGGGTTCAGTGCGCATGGCGACGGGCGCGGGTCAGAGCCAGCGCACCCCCAATCGCCAGCGCGCCAACAGCAGCAATCGTTGCGTGGTGGTGGGAAGCCCACAGCTGCGGATCGCGTCGCAGGGCGCGCTCGTGGAACTGACCCCGAGTGCCGAAGTCGGTTCCTGCGTCATCGTCGGCAGCGGTCCACAGGTTCGACGGGCGGGTTTCTGGCTCTGGTTGGTCCGTTTGCTGGGAACCGAAACCAGTCTTGGCCAGGTACCTATCGAGAATGCCGGGAGCAACCGCGTTTGCCGCTAGCGTCGCAGCGGTGCTTGAACCCACCCAGTACTCACGGCGTTCGGGATGGTCGGCGGCAAAGACCACACCCTTGGCGGCAAACTCCGGGGAGTAGATCGGTGGCACCGGTTGCGCCTGTTTGGGCAGTCGCGAGAGCACCCAGGAGAACTGCGGCGTATTGACCGCTGGCATCTGCACCATCGTCACGCGGACCGCGCTGCCATCGTGGAGAAGTTCGCAACGCAGCGACTCGTTGAAACCCTGAATGGCATGTTTCGCGCCGCAGTATGCGCTCTGCAGCGGAATGCCGCGGTAGGCCAAGGTTGAGCCGACTTGGACGATCGTTCCCCGGTCACGACCCTTCATGTGGCGAACGGCAGCCATCGTGCCGTAGACGTAGCCGAGGTAGCTGACTTCGGTTACCCGTCGGAACTCATCGGCGCCGATCTTGTCGAAGGGTGCAAACACCGAGGTGAAGGCGTCGTTGACCCACACATCGATTGGGCCAATCTCGGACTCGACCTTGGCTGCGGCGGCGAAAACCTCGTCGGCGTTCGCCACATCCGCACTGATGGCTATGGCCTTTCCACCCGCCGCCTCGATCTGCTCGACGGCACCGCTGAGTCCAGCGTCGCCGCGAGCGATCAAGACGACCGTGTCGCCACGCTCGGCGAATGCGGCCGCGCTGGCACGGCCAATACCGGCGCTAGCTCCGGTCACGACCACCGTTCTTGCTGGCTTCATCTGTGTGCTCCTCTCATCGCGTTCCCGGCACCTCGGCCTTGAGTGTTATGCCCGTGCCCGGGACCTCGGTGTTGGCTGTGATTTGGCCCCCAGCGGGGCTAGGGATTCCGTCGAAGAGCATCGACTCGACGCGGGCGTGATCGTGAAAGTACTCAACATGTTGCAGCCCGGGAAGACCGCCGAGCTGTGCATGCAGTGCCGCGCGCAGTGCGCAGACACCGGGATACCGAACGAGTCCGCGACCGCCGCGCACTTGAGCCAACCGGTGAAGCCCCCGCAGCGGGTGAGGTCGAGTTGCAGGCAGTCGACTGCCCCGGCAGCGCACATCGTGCGAGCCTGTACCGGATCAAAGACGTACTCACCGGCTGCGACATCGCAGGAAACCTGCGACCGCACCGCGGCCAAACCCGCCGGATCGTCAGAAGAGACCGGCTCCTCAAACCAGGTCACCTCGTCGGACTCACACCTCCGAGCGACTCGGATTGCCTGAGCGGTGCTGTAGCCGCCGTTTGCATCGACGAATAGCTCAACCGCTGGTCCGGCGACTTGGCGAACCAGTCGTATCCGTTCCAGATCGCGTTCGACGTTTGAACCCCAGTTCCCGGCAATCTTGATCTTCACTGCGTTGGCGCCTAGGTCCGTGATCCAATGGCGGATCTGCCGCGCGGTCCGTTCGTTGGAGTAGGTCGTGAAGCCACCGCTGCCATAGAAGGGGACCGAGGGATCGGCTGCGCCAAACAACTGCCAAAGAGGCACCCCGAGTGATTGCGCTTTCAAATCCCAAACGGCGATGTCGATAGCCGAGATCGCCATGCTGGCCAGGCCGGGTCTACCAAGGTTGCGAGTCAACCGTCGGAGGTGCTCGTGGATGGCTGTGGTTTGGTGGGCGCGGAAGGTGGTCAGCGACGGTCCGAGGGTGTCGTTGATCAGGGTCGCTGCGGCACCATCGGTGTAAGTCCACCCGACACCGGTGAAGGGGCCAGCAGAAACCTTCACCACGATTGCCGTGGTGGCGCTCCATTGCATTGTTCCGTCGGCCTCGTCGCCATCGGTGGCTATCGTGTGAACCGACGCCGCGACCTCGTCAATGGGCAGATCAACCGTGGAGTTCATGTCACTGACCGACTGCCGGTCGGTGCGTACGCGCCTGGTCGATTAACTGCGCGAGGTGGATGCCATGGTGGCCACCACAGTCGGACTGCTCTATCTGGGTACGGCAGCTGAATCCGTCGGCAAGCACGACCGTGCCGTCATCCAGATCGCGGAGCGTGGGCGCGAGCACCCGCTCCACCAGGGTGTTGGAAACCGCGTAGTGCCCGGCTTCGAAGCCGAAGTTGCCCGCTAATCCGCAACAGCCGGAATCGAGCGGATCGTCCTGCACCCCCATTGCCTTGAGTAGGACGGAGTCGGCCTCGTCTTTCATGATGGCCTGCTGGTGACAGTGGACTTGGCGGACGGTTTGCACGTCCATCTTTGGTGGTTCGTAGCCGGGGGAGTGCTCGATCAGAAGTTCGCTGAGAGTCACGAATTGCTTGCTGGCGCGCTGCGCAAGGTCGCTGTCGGGTAGGAGTTCGTGCGCGTCGGAACGGAACACGGCCAAGCAACTCGGTTCCAAGCCAACAACCAACTGGTCGGCTTCCAGGTGTGGTTGCAAGACCTCGAGAGAACGGCGCAGGGTG
This window harbors:
- a CDS encoding SDR family oxidoreductase is translated as MKPARTVVVTGASAGIGRASAAAFAERGDTVVLIARGDAGLSGAVEQIEAAGGKAIAISADVANADEVFAAAAKVESEIGPIDVWVNDAFTSVFAPFDKIGADEFRRVTEVSYLGYVYGTMAAVRHMKGRDRGTIVQVGSTLAYRGIPLQSAYCGAKHAIQGFNESLRCELLHDGSAVRVTMVQMPAVNTPQFSWVLSRLPKQAQPVPPIYSPEFAAKGVVFAADHPERREYWVGSSTAATLAANAVAPGILDRYLAKTGFGSQQTDQPEPETRPSNLWTAADDDAGTDFGTRGQFHERALRRDPQLWASHHHATIAAVGALAIGGALALTRARRHAH
- a CDS encoding mandelate racemase, translated to MNSTVDLPIDEVAASVHTIATDGDEADGTMQWSATTAIVVKVSAGPFTGVGWTYTDGAAATLINDTLGPSLTTFRAHQTTAIHEHLRRLTRNLGRPGLASMAISAIDIAVWDLKAQSLGVPLWQLFGAADPSVPFYGSGGFTTYSNERTARQIRHWITDLGANAVKIKIAGNWGSNVERDLERIRLVRQVAGPAVELFVDANGGYSTAQAIRVARRCESDEVTWFEEPVSSDDPAGLAAVRSQVSCDVAAGEYVFDPVQARTMCAAGAVDCLQLDLTRCGGFTGWLKCAAVADSFGIPVSAHCARHCMHSSAVFPGCNMLSTFTITPASSRCSSTESLAPLGAKSQPTPRSRARA